In one Silene latifolia isolate original U9 population chromosome 10, ASM4854445v1, whole genome shotgun sequence genomic region, the following are encoded:
- the LOC141606061 gene encoding heptahelical transmembrane protein 1-like yields MSSASSVVRNRKTHKRKMEKQNNKSEKSEKSCKSCKLYSFDELPDYMKDNEFIVNYYRAEWSLKNCFFSLFQWHNETINIWTHLLGFVLFVVLTVVNAAHVTEAVDLFGLLRTSPSGPGTNSSHDSSNFLLDMTTMVDLHINHLTGVTERTARWPFYVYLSGSMFCLISSSICHLFCCHSNKLNVWLFRMDYTGITVMIITSFFPAMYYIFQCQPLWQFTYLAGISIFGLFTIATLVSPTLSSGNCRNFRAILFVSMGLFGIIPAIHACILNWTNPRRNLTLAYEAGMALSYLIGTGFYVSRIPERWRPGWFDLVGHSHQIFHVFVVMGALTHYGAALVFMEYRDQVGCPL; encoded by the exons ATGAGTTCTGCATCATCTGTTGTCAGAAACAGGAAAACCCATAAAAGAAAAATGGAAAAACAGAACAATAAAAGTGAAAAAAGTGAGAAAAGTTGCAAAAgttgtaaactttatagtttTGATGAATTGCCAGATTACATGAAAGATAATGAGTTTATTGTTAATTACTATAGAGCAGAATGGTCTTTGAAGAATTGTTTTTTCAGCTTGTTTCAATGGCATAATGAAACTATCAACATTTGGAC GCATTTACTTGGATTTGTTCTGTTTGTGGTATTGACTGTTGTTAATGCTGCCCATGTTACTGAAGCAGTTGATCTGTTTGGACTTCTCAG GACCTCTCCTTCGGGGCCGGGCACAAATTCGTCCCATGATTCCAGCAATTTCTTATTG GACATGACAACAATGGTTGATCTACACATAAACCATCTAACCGGAGTAACAGAACGCACAGCTAGGTGGCCATTCTATGTCTACTTAAGTGGCTCAATGTTCTGCCTTATATCAAGCTCAATCTGCCATCTCTTCTGCTGCCACTCGAACAAGCTAAACGTATGGTTATTCCGAATGGACTACACAGGTATCACAGTCATGATCATCACCTCTTTCTTCCCGGCAATGTACTACATCTTCCAATGTCAACCACTCTGGCAATTCACATACCTGGCCGGTATCTCCATTTTCGGTCTCTTCACCATCGCCACTCTCGTCTCCCCAACCCTCTCCTCGGGCAACTGCAGGAATTTCCGAGCCATCCTCTTCGTTTCCATGGGCTTATTTGGGATTATTCCTGCAATCCATGCTTGTATCTTGAACTGGACTAATCCTAGACGGAACTTGACCCTCGCGTATGAAGCTGGCATGGCCCTATCTTACCTAATAGGGACCGGGTTTTATGTTAGTAGGATCCCGGAAAGGTGGAGACCGGGTTGGTTTGATCTAGTTGGTCATAGCCATCAGATATTTCATGTGTTTGTGGTTATGGGTGCTTTGACTCACTATGGTGCTGCTTTGGTATTCATGGAGTATAGAGATCAGGTTGGGTGTCCATTATAG
- the LOC141606060 gene encoding putative sucrose-phosphate synthase, translating into MAGNDWINSYLEAILDVGPGIDDAKSSLLLRERGRFSPTRYFVEEVVSGFDESDLYRSWVKAQATRSPQERNTRLENMCWRIWNLARQKKQLENEEAHRKAKRRMERERGHREATADMSEDFSEGEKGDTVPDRSAHGDSNRGRLPRISSVETMEAWASQQRGKKLYLVLISLHGLIRGENMELGRDSDTGGQVKYVVELARALGSMPGVYRVDLLTRQVSAPDVDWSYGEPTEMLDPIHTEDFNDDDNDGEMGESSGAYIVRIPFGPRDKYVPKEELWPYISEFVDGALNHVVQMSKVLGEQIGSGEPIWPVAIHGHYADAGDSAALLSGALNVPMLFTGHSLGRDKLQQLLKQGRMSKEDINSTYKIMRRIEAEELSLDASEIVITSTRQEIEEQWGLYDGFDTLLERKLRARIKRGVSCYGRFMPRMVVIPPGMEFHHIVPHEGDMDGETEENEEHPTSPDPPIWTEIMRFFSNPRKPMILALARPDPKKNITTLVKAFGECRPLRELANLALIMGNRDGIDEMSGTNSSVLLSVLKLIDKYDLYGQVAYPKHHKQSDVPEIYSLAAKTKGVFINPAFIEPFGLTLIEAAAHGLPMVATKNGGPVDIQRVLDNGLLVDPHDQQSIADALLKLVADKHLWAKCRQNGLKNIHLYSWPAHCKTYLSRIASCRQRQPQWQNNDDGPDNEEPESPSDSLRDIKDISLNLKFSIDGEKDEVDVASERKYVNNKNNLENAVISWTKGVHRDARKARFPDKNDQASNLNKYPAFRRRKLIYILALDGHYDDGLSESFRRIFNSVGKEKEEGSIGFILSTSFSMPETQSYLLSKGFNLHDFDAYICNSGSDLYYSSMNSEDSAIVVDSDYNSHIEYRWGGEGLRKTLLRWASSITDKNGDEEEQIIIEDEEVSTDYCFSFKVKNPEKVPPIKELRKSMRIQALRCHAIYCQNGTRLNVVPDLASRSQALRYLYVRWGFDLTKMVVFVGECGDTDYEGLLGGVHKTVILKGVCNNALSSLHTNRSYPLSHVVALDSPNIAEVNADSSTSEIRSVLAKFGASGV; encoded by the exons ATGGCGGGAAATGACTGGATTAACAGTTATTTAGAGGCAATTCTTGATGTGGGTCCTGGGATTGATGATGCTAAATCATCTCTTTTGCTTAGGGAAAGAGGAAGGTTTAGTCCTACTCGTTATTTTGTTGAAGAAGTTGTTTCTGGGTTTGATGAATCTGATCTTTATCGTTCCTGGGTTAAg GCACAAGCGACGAGGAGCCCACAAGAGAGGAATACTAGGCTGGAGAATATGTGTTGGAGGATATGGAATCTGGCTCGTCAAAAGAAGCAG CTTGAGAATGAAGAAGCCCATAGAAAGGCAAAGCGTCGTATGGAGCGAGAGAGGGGTCATCGAGAAGCAACGGCTGATATGTCAGAAGATTTTTCGGAGGGAGAGAAGGGTGATACCGTGCCTGACCGTTCAGCTCACGGTGATAGCAACCGTGGTAGGTTGCCAAGAATAAGTTCAGTTGAAACCATGGAGGCATGGGCTAGTCAGCAAAGGGGGAAGAAGCTGTACCTTGTACTGATTAG TCTCCATGGTCTCATTCGAGGTGAAAATATGGAGCTTGGTCGTGATTCTGACACCGGTGGTCAG GTCAAATATGTGGTTGAGCTGGCAAGGGCTCTTGGCTCAATGCCTGGAGTATACCGAGTTGATCTGCTTACAAGGCAAGTTTCAGCTCCTGATGTGGATTGGAGTTATGGTGAACCCACCGAAATGCTCGATCCAATTCACACTGAGGATTTTAATGATGACGATAATGACGGGGAGATGGGAGAGAGCAGTGGTGCTTATATCGTTCGAATACCATTTGGACCGAGGGATAAGTACGTCCCAAAAGAAGAGCTCTGGCCATATATTTCAGAATTTGTCGATGGTGCTTTAAACCATGTTGTCCAAATGTCCAAAGTCCTTGGTGAACAGATTGGTAGTGGGGAACCCATTTGGCCGGTTGCCATTCATGGTCATTATGCCGATGCTGGTGATTCGGCTGCGCTTCTGTCTGGTGCTCTAAATGTTCCAATGCTTTTTACTGGACACTCTCTTGGTAGAGACAAGTTACAGCAACTTCTCAAACAGGGTCGAATGTCTAAAGAAGATATAAATAGCACATATAAAATAATGCGTAGGATTGAAGCTGAAGAGCTATCACTCGATGCATCTGAAATAGTAATCACTAGTACAAGGCAAGAAATTGAGGAGCAGTGGGGATTGTATGATGGATTTGATACCCTTCTAGAACGTAAGTTGCGTGCAAGGATCAAGCGTGGTGTAAGCTGTTATGGAAGATTTATGCCTCGCATGGTG GTAATTCCTCCTGGGATGGAGTTCCATCATATTGTTCCACATGAAGGAGATATGGATGGTGAAACAGAGGAAAATGAAGAACATCCTACGTCACCCGACCCGCCTATTTGGACTGAG ATAATGAGATTCTTTTCTAACCCAAGGAAGCCTATGATCCTGGCCCTTGCTAGGCCTGACCCGAAGAAGAATATTACAACTTTGGTCAAAGCATTTGGTGAATGCCGTCCGTTGAGGGAGTTAGCAAATCTG GCTCTTATAATGGGTAACCGGGATGGTATTGACGAGATGTCCGGCACCAATTCTTCAGTTCTTCTTTCAGTTCTTAAGCTAATTGATAAATATGACTTGTATGGTCAAGTTGCATATCCAAAGCATCATAAGCAATCTGATGTTCCAGAGATATATAGTTTAGCAGCAAAAACAAAG GGTGTTTTTATCAATCCAGCTTTTATAGAGCCGTTTGGGCTAACTCTAATAGAG GCAGCAGCTCATGGCTTGCCGATGGTTGCTACCAAAAATGGAGGCCCTGTTGATATCCAGAGG GTTCTCGATAATGGCCTTCTCGTTGATCCCCATGACCAGCAATCCATAGCGGATGCTTTACTGAAGCTTGTTGCAGATAAGCATCTATGGGCCAAATGTCGTCAAAATGGTTTGAAAAACATCCACTTGTATTCTTGGCCAGCCCATTGCAAGACATACTTATCACGAATAGCCAGCTGTCGACAAAGGCAACCACAGTGGCAAAATAATGATGATGGCCCCGACAATGAGGAGCCTGAATCTCCGAGTGATTCTTTACGAGATATAAAGGATATATCTCTTAACTTGAAGTTCTCAATAGATGGAGAAAAGGATGAAGTTGATGTGGCATCTGAAAGGAAATATGTTAATAACAAAAATAACTTAGAGAATGCTGTTATCTCATGGACCAAGGGTGTCCATAGGGATGCTCGTAAAGCTCGGTTCCCCGATAAAAACGACCAGGCTTCCAACCTGAATAAATATCCGGCTTTTAGGAGAAGGAAACTTATTTATATCCTTGCTTTGGATGGCCATTATGATGATGGGCTCTCCGAGAGTTTCCGTAGAATATTTAATTCCGTTGGCAAAGAGAAGGAAGAAGGTTCTATAGGGTTCATTTTGTCAACATCCTTTTCTATGCCCGAAACTCAGTCATATTTGCTATCCAAAGGGTTTAACCTCCATGATTTTGATGCATATATATGCAACAGTGGAAGTGATTTGTATTATTCATCGATGAACTCGGAGGATAGTGCGATAGTAGTAGATTCAGACTATAATTCACACATTGAATATCGGTGGGGTGGAGAAGGCCTGAGAAAGACTTTGCTTCGATGGGCTTCATCAATTACTGACAAAAATGGTGATGAAGAAGAACAAATTATCATTGAGGATGAAGAAGTTTCTACAgattattgcttttcattcaaaGTAAAGAACCCAGAAAAG GTTCCGCCAATCAAGGAGCTACGCAAGTCTATGAGAATTCAAGCTCTACGTTGCCATGCCATATATTGTCAGAATGGAACTAGGCTCAATGTGGTTCCAGACTTGGCGTCCCGGTCTCAAGCGCTTAG GTATCTTTATGTTCGTTGGGGATTCGATTTAACCAAAATGGTAGTCTTTGTCGGAGAATGTGGAGACACGGACTATGAGGGCTTGCTTGGCGGGGTCCACAAGACGGTGATACTGAAAGGGGTCTGCAACAATGCGCTCAGTTCGCTTCACACAAATAGAAGCTATCCCTTGTCACATGTCGTGGCACTTGACAGCCCCAACATTGCTGAGGTCAATGCAGACTCATCAACTTCTGAAATCCGGTCAGTCTTGGCAAAATTCGGGGCTTCAGGTGTTTGA